GCACAAAGAAGGTGATTaatgaggaaacaggaaaacatcttTGGCATTTATAAGCTATGGAGTAATGTACTTTTTTAGAATGTAGAGTAGAGTGGAACCGGGTATGCAGTTTTGGTCAATAAGCATCATAACTCCAGTAAAAATTAACTTCCTTAAAAATTATCAAAATGTGTTCACAATAGGaacacataaataatataaCGCAATTCAATACAACAACACATTAACTAAAGCTTCCAAATAAACTGTATCATAGAGTTGAACATTTCTTTGACAACATTccaatataaaaatatagatttacAGTCTTCATAAAGATAGTGGCAGTTTCTGTGTCATGTATTATCGTGTTCAGGTGCATTTTTTCATCCACATCCTGTATTTCTCAATACATACATCATGTTCTCAGTTAAGGGGTAAATAAATGTCACCCCCCCCTATAATACAATTACACCTGACAGTTATAACTTTATTTACCAGCAGAAAAACAATGGCACATGTATATTAATGCTGCACATGTTCAAGTACTATACTTGTGTAAAGTACAAGCATACTGGACTGGCTGACTTGAAGCATTGGTTGTTGAAGCATTGGTTGTTGATTAAGTTGTGCAACTGCTTAGCCTGTAAACAGATTTCTTGTGAACTTACTTGAATACCATAGAGTCCAAGTAGTTTCAAGGCAGGACCCCTTATCTCATGGATATAATTCCCAGTATGTTCTCTCAGGTAACGTGCCACAACATTCACCAGATTCCCAAGCATCAGAGGGATTTGAATATTCAAGATAGCAGCACCAAAAGcgagctgaaagaaaaaaaaaggatgtcaCATCACAATTTATAATAGAAGTACTGACGTTACAATTAAGTGTGCAGATTTAGGCTTACCACGACAGCCCCAATGAGAGCAAAGAGCTCAGGTTTGACAAATTCCCACAAGATATGCCATTTGAACTCAGGCACAGGGTTTTTGGCAGCAACTTCCACTGGAGTGTTGTTATTTACATCTGCCTCGCAGTGAGCTACATGGCAAAACAGTCGAGCAGAGACAGTGAGCACTGCCGGTCCAACAATGTATTTGAGAGCCACCCCATTGGGTCTGGATGTTCGGGTGGCAGACTGTCGGACAGCTCTATGAGTGAGTCTCCAAAAACGATTCAGAGCATTTCCAGTCTTCTGCGAGGGGTTGTATGCATTTGATCCTGGAGATGTATACCACctggaaattaaaaaatatgtcaACACAATTAGTCATTTGATAACCTAAATGAGGGGTGTCAAATCCTGGCCTTCAATGGctactgtcctgcttgttttcaaaCCTTCCTGCACTTACAGCTCCTGACTGGCTGAACACAACTGAACCAGGTAATCAGCAGCGGTTAGGACAGTTAtagttagaaaacaagcaggatggTAGCCCTGCAGGACCAGGATTTCACACCTCTGACCTAAATCATGAATGTTTTGCTCAAACTCTGCTTTAAACTCACATATATTCAGTTTAAATACTCTCATGGGATTAGCTGGAACAACAAATGTTTGAAATTCTTGCATGAAAACAACTTGAAGCTACAATAGGCTATGCAACTTAGGAGAATCAGTCAAGCAGCTGCATTTGACTCTAAATAAATCCTCTCCGCTCTGGTCCACCCTGGCTCTAAATGCTCTCCCATGCTCTGCCCAGTCCTTCAGGTATTAGTACTGATGACATTACACTTAATAAAAGTGTTACAAAACCTACCACTTAGGCACAATTTCTACAAAAAAGCATTAGAATAgagttacatactgtatctctaaGTGATTAACTGATTAGGTTACCACAATTCACCAGATAAAATACCATACACAAAGTGTACAGTGTAAGGCTTttctcgtgttttttttttttggaaatttTTAAAGCAAACTTTAAGCAACAGTATTTAATTTGAGTGTATTAAGTattttaaatgcacatattTGCAGACAAATCAAAATGAGCATGAAAATGGCTACTGatcattttttcattattcagtACTATCTACCCATATGTGAACACTAAAGGAAACCGGTGTGGAAAATCCAACTTGTTTATTATCTAACATGTGGCTATTACAGAACATGAAGGTTGGCTGTCATTAGCTAAACTAGCTACAGCTAACATAACCCTACCGTGAAAGTTTCCATGTGTCTGGGGCTTTGTTGCATCGCGGGTATAACGGCAGTGATCGCACAGGAGCAGCGATGCTTGCTCTACAACAGAgtaaatgaaacatgttttattcGTATTTCGGGGAAAACAAGCTCATAAGGTTAAAATAATCGTTAAGCTCTGCTGTAATCCACGGGAAACCTGCAGGCTGCCATGTTGACACTGACCCAGAGTGCATTTCTGTAACTACAGGGGACATAGActttactgtaaacactgatACACTGATACTTTATTTCACAATTAGCAACATATAGACAGCTTTAAGCGATTaagcaacacatttaaataaagacactACAAAATCGTactacagaaaactacaacCACAACCCGGATATGACGTCGTTACCGGAAATTGCGTCACGGACgtttttgttgacatttgtttgttaaagacaaaaacagtggacacacacaggaTGGTGTATTTTTGGGAACGGACACCAGAACAGACTGATAACCGTCGTATCGTGATCGAAACATAGCTTTGTGAATTATACGAACTCTGTTGAGGGTTTGGctaaaggcaaaaacaaacgAAGATCCAGCTTAGGTCAGCAGATGGACGGTGCAAGTCGGGAACAAAACAAACCGTGTCACCCCGACTACCCGAGTGGCTGAATCATTCACAAGCTAGCAAGCCACCGTACAGTTGGGTTAGCGTAGGTGTCGTCTTCTATGCAGGTATTTTGCATTCAATAATTATCTACCGAGTATTTATCCAGTTACCTTCAACCTGCTTCCCAATATTTGACATGTTATCACCGTAGTGCAGGGTACAGGCGCTGTTCGTCAGACTAGCAAATTGACAAAATAGCTAATCCTAGCTGTAGCTAACGTTACCCTCACTTGAACTGCTGAGTAACTAGCTACACAATGTAGCAGAAGTTGCGAGACTGGATTCGTCTTACACATTGTTTACACCGAGAGGTTCATCAGTTCGGAGTGACCTTAAGAATGTGAAGCACAATGGCTAACTTTGAAGCTTACCAGGAGTATCAGAGAATTGAGGACTTTGAGGAGGACTCTCCACCAGGGGAAGAAGATTTACTGGTACATGTACCTGAAGGCCTGAAAGGTAAACACgtttttacaatttacaacaATTAAAGTTGAAATGGTCTTTAATACAGTTGTCAAACGTGTTGTACCTAATAAATACACAGGATTTAATTTTCTGATCCTCTACATTCTCTTACAGACTCATGGCACCATATCAAGAACCTGGATAACTTCTTCACAAGGATATCCTTTTAAATTGCAGTATAGTTAAATAGTGGGTCACCTAATTGCACCTTCATTGGCTATATCACTGACATCATGTCACGCAGACACATACTTATTATGATGCTTGTCAGGAGTCCTATTTAAAAATTGATAATTTTCACCTTGTTCACTGACTGTAGATGCTACATACTTTTACAGTGTTGCTATAAGAATCAACGGCAAAGTGAACTTTCTACAGAGCAGAGTTAGATAATTGGTATTTATGTGATATCTTTTGTTGTCCTgaaggttgtttttgtttccactgtacATTCAGTGACTGTCCTTGAGTATGATAACTGTTTACAGCTGATGTATTTCAGATTTTCCTTAACCAGTCGCTCTACATCTATCATTTTCATCAAAAGAATGGCTTTGCTTGCATGATGTTGTCAGAGTTCTTTGAACTTGTGTAAGTATTAAGAAGTTAAAATGCtaagaaatatataaaagtattattttgagtttgtgATTTTGGGAGGATGTTGTTTTCAGTAGAACCTAGGTTCCTATTTATGCTACTGgtcatttttcatgttgttatGACAGTAAAGTGTGCCTCAGGCTTAAGCATGAACAAGCTCAACCAGAACAGCGGTTGTACACAGATCtcatgtaaaatactgtatttccatAAAGTAGGTACTGTTGTGTGgagcagtttattttttttgttagaaattatttattttatgggCCTGCTGCTTGAGATCAGTTTTAGCTGCTGCTTTGCCAATATCTATTGATGGATCTTGGTTTAGTGTCTGCCTGAATCCGACCACAGTAGTCATTAATAAAGGGCCCTATTAAACCATGAGCTCGAGAAATGCTATTCGCTCATTGAAAGCTCATAAGAAACCTCAACCTGTAAATGTATTGAATAAGTGAACTGTAGTTCATATGTCTCAACCACACTATTATAAATTAACCACTTGTCTGTAAATGCAGaagacattgtctgtggcttGATAAATAAAGTCACTTACTGTCATACTATATCACAGTATTTATCTAACAACACTaacatcttttctcttttcttcattttttatctctttcctaacagtcagtttttgtttgttgtcacatTCACAACTTTCCTTGTCAACTGTGTGGAGTATGATATCCTCTTTGCCAATCGAGCAGTCAACCACACTGGACCAGGCCAAAACCCCTTGGACAGGAACAAGGTCACTCTCCCAGATGCTATCTTACCTAGCCAGCAATGCACTCAAAGGTAACAGTTTtgatagtgttttttttttttttttttactattacaGAATGAGTTGTAGtatgtaaaagtgttttttccacTTGGGCAAAACGAGTAGAACATTCAGGGTGAATTCACTGACAAAGCTAAACAATGTTATAAAATGATGCCTGTTCTCTCATTTCAGCTGGTTTAGATTAGATACTTTCTGTTCTCAAGCAGCCATAGTCCTACATAATATTAGAGCTGTTTTAGAGACATTGATTTAGGGGGAATCAATGTGTCTGGCTCATACAGTAATCTGACTTTTAGACATAATTTCTTATTGAATTGTGTTAGATGTAGCTTCAGACTTCAGAGTTAAATAGGCTACAGAGAACAGTAGCCTATTTAACTGTACCCTGTGGGTGTCTTGATTTACCCTAGAAAATTATCAGTACTCTCTTGTATTCAGAATGCTAAGCAATGACTCTTGAAAATCTTTTATCAACTGTAACCACATTAAACCAGATCAGATTATCAACAGTTAACATGCTTCATGTAATTCTTTAGACTGTGTCAAAAAAGAAGCAGCCTTAATATATCAAACATTTGGCAATGTGAGCTAAATGTTATATTTGGTATTGTGCACTAGCCACTAGGTTTCTAAATTACAGTTATTCATCTTGGTGGGGAAAACTCTCAATGCCAGGGGTGATAACAGGACAGCTAGATAGTTTGCATTAAAcaggtttattaaaaaaatagcaatgtgtcacattatatttatttatcaaatagAAATGTAAGTTTGaagcatgttttatttgaagcaCATGTGGTTAGTTAGTTTCTATGAAAACAATTTCAAAGtcagttttactgtttatcTCAACCCAGGACCAGCAGCTTCACATTGCAAAATTCCAGCAACTGATGTTTAGTCAGAGCAAGGTATTTGTGTACTGTGCTCAGACTGGCTTTAGAGAACAGGGCAGTGTAATTGATAGCTTTACTTAGGCAAAACTGGCCAGCCAAGATACTGACAACATGACAGGGGCAGCAAGCTGATAACCACATGACACAAGGTACAAGgaacaccccccacccccaaccccAACTCTCTCTCAAGATTTAGCCTCTGACAGCTTTCTCCAGCTATTCTAATAAGCCTCTAATCAATTTGTTCTACACTCCGACTGTGGCTCAAAAGCCATTTATGTGAAATGCAATGACGTGCATCTGCTCAGAATTCTAATTTGAGAACAGCTTATTCCAAAGTTTGGAAACTCTCTGTCCTCTTAATTCACCATCTCTAATTTCCTTCTTAAAAATAGGTGCTTGTCCTGATAACATGCCTACAGTTtgtttatatgtaaaataatagaaaGTACTTAAAAGAGCATCAGATATTGCTCAGGTGTTGACTGAAGTGTGTTTGTAAGTATACATTACTGGTGCTTAATATGATCTGTGTTTTGACATGACTTACTTGGAATCTTCCTTAATTATATAGTGAAGTAAGCAGGTCACCTTACCAAAAACCTGTAAACAGAAACTTGGTGTCAGTTTAATAGACACATAGGCACATACACAGAGAGCCACTGCTTCACTGGTTatagtattttaatttaatatcagGATTTGGGCTTTAAGCACTGTTATATTAAATATCCACAGATTGTACAGTAATGCTGAATCCCATAATTCAAATAAGCCTCATGTTCTAGCACCTTATTcataagcttttttttctgcttagGATTCAAGAGGACAGCTGGATTATATTCCTCCTCATCATGGCAGCCATCTTCTGGATCTATCGACTTGTTAAAGTCTTTTGCAATGTTCTGAGCTACTGGGAGATCAGGCAGTTCTACATCAAAGCACTGAAGATCAGAATGGCAAGTGCTACACTGCATCAAAATGTGACGCAGCTAAAGACCATGCAAATTAATGTTCTTACAAATGTCTTGCACTTGTTCTAATGGAGACATAAAAACAAGTTTGTGCACTTTAACTGTTTATGTTATCATGACTTTACTCATTTAATTTGTTCTCTTTGTCTCCTTGTCCCAGGATGAACTATGCAACTTCACATGGCAGGAAGTCCAGGACCGACTCATCAACTTGCAACGGGAACAGCAAATGTGCATACACAAGAAAGAGTTGACAGAACTTGACATCTATCATCGCATCCTGAGATTTAAGAACTACATGGTGGCCATGATAAACAAATCACTGCTGCCGGTGCAGCTGCACCTCCCCCTGCTGGGCAGTGTGGTGTTTTTGACCCAGGGCCTCAAGTACAACTTTGAGCTGATCCTCTTCTGGGGTCCTGGCTCTCTGTTTCAGAATAAATGGAACCTCCACCCCAAGTACAAGCGTAGTGGGAACCGCTTAGAGCTTGCCCAGCAGCTTAGTAGAGTCATCTTGCTGATTGGTTTGGCCAATTTGCTGCTATGCCCCTTCATCCTGGTGTGGCAGGTTCTCTATGCTTTCTTCAGCTATACAGAAATAATCCGTAGAGAACCTGGAAGCCTGGGTGCACGACGCTGGTCCCTGTATGGTCGTCTATACTTGCGACACTTCAACGAGCTGGACCATGAGCTGCATGGGCGTTTAGGTCGTGGCTACAAACCTACTTCTAAATACATGAACTCTTTTACGTCACCACTTTTGACTGTGCTTGCTAAGAACATTGCGTTCTTCTCAGGCTCAGTATTGGCTGTTCTCATTGCACTGACAGTCtatgatgaagatgttctgaCAGTGCAGCACATCCTGACCGCTATCACTGTGCTGGGGGTGGTTATTACCATTACCAGGTGAGTTTCTGTGGGTTGCCAGTTGCCTTAGTATTTATGTTGTGATATAATGGGTAGATTTGTGATTTTAGTATCAGAAATCAATCATAATAACACTTAATACTACATAATACTTAACTCCTGTTTTCTTCATAGTTAGAATTTATATGTACAGACCTTCTATACTGGTACCATTGTTAACATTTTGTACCTGTCCTACTCTAGGTCTTTTATCCCAGATGAGCATATGGTGTGGTGTCCAGAACAGTTGCTGCAGTGTATGCTGGCGCACATTCACTACATGCCAGACCACTGGAGAGGTAATGCTAACAAGAGCGAGACCCGTGACGAGGTGGCGCAGCTGTTCCAGTACAAAGCggtgaggagacagaaacattGGTCACACTCGGAGGGAAACTGTGGATGTGATTTGGTTGCTTTTCATGTAGCACCTTATTGCTAAGGCTATGACTTGGTTATATTGAGTAAAGTTAGATAGTAATTAGTAAtagattattatcattattattattattattattattattattgagaaTATATCTCTATCTGTCCAAATCAGGTATTTATCCTGGAAGAGTTGCTCAGTCCCATCATCACGCCGTTCattctcatcttcctcctgaGGAACAAGTCTCTAGAGATCATTGACTTCTTCAGGAACTTTACTGTGGAGGTGGTTGGAGTAGGAGATATTTGTTCCTTTGCTCAGATGGACATTAGACGCCATGGAAATCCAACAGTAAGACTTGTTCCTTTTTCATATGCCAGTCTATTCATTAGCTGTCTGAAACATAAGATGATCTGTGTTTATTGAATTTCTATGTATATTTGGATATTCCTGCAGTGGCTGTCAGAGGGTCAGACAGAGGCGTCTGTATATCAACAGGCTGAGAATGGCAAGACAGAGTTGTCCTTGATGCATTTCACCATTAAAAATCCACACTGGCAGCCACCACAGGAGAGCTCAGTGTTTATCAGCCATCTAAAGGAGAAGGTGCAGCATGATGCACAAAGCGGCCCCACcacccagctgctgctctccgAGGCTCCTCTCTGCACCTCACTGCAATCCAATGAATCTGCCACTGTGGTAAGAAACCCTGAAGACCATGCCAGTAACAGAGTCACCATGAACCAGACATTTCCTGTAAATATTTGTTGGATTATTTGGATGATATTGTCTGGAATTGCTGGAGGATTTATTTAGAAACTGAGCTGATGTTAAAAGTTATTAAACAACGTAGTAATTGTTTAAAATTATCAATTATTCCCCCTCTACtagaataattaatttattactgaTTGTCGGTTAAAGTCAAGATTCTTCTAAACAGTTATACTTTCagattattagatttttttcccaCTCTAATGCCAATGTATTTATGGCTTTAATGTATGATTGCTTCCAGCCTGATAATCTGTTGGCCAGCGTCCTGGCTCACCCCATTTTGACTGCATCTGGACTACAGGGGCATGACCATCGCTTCATCCCACCAAGCAccactgcttctgctgctgccagtGTTCTGGCCTCTTTGTCCACCTCCCAGGTCGCACATACTAACCGCGGCCACTCCTCCATCCACCATGAGAGCACCATGTACCGCAGTGATCGCACCATTATTGACAGGtatccattttatttttcactgcaaTACTGACATATTTCAGCTGGAGTTATATATGCTTAAAATAATGCTACAGCTTGTCATCAGATTTGAATGTCACTTCTCTTTTTCAGCATGTCTAACAGTGACTCTCACATCCGGAGCAATGCACTCCAGTCAGAGTTTGCCTCTGCAGAGATGAGCCTCCATGCCATCTACATGCATGAGGTAATTTCCTCCTGCACCCTCCAGGATGTTCAGAGTATTATTATGAAACATTTCTTCCAATTTACTGTTGTGTGTCTGAAGCTTTAAAATCatattccaaaaaaaaaaacaaccagttCTTATGGTTGAGAAATGTACTACGGCATCCACTGGATTTCAAAGAGTTAGGTTAGAGTATCACTCGCAGTATCcgttgttttgttctgttctgttctgctgCTACACTAACAACCGCTTCTCTCTCCAGCTGCACCAGCAGAACTCCCATCCACAGAGAACTTTGGGGCAGAGCCAGAGCACTGTGCCAATGAGAgatctgcacacaaacactggtAAATGAAAAAATAGATTTTGAACTTGGGTGTGACAAAAGGTTGACAGGTTACACTTTTTAGGTGAGTTGAATCACCTTTAAAACAGCAGAAGTAACCCAACTCTGCAATATTACACACACTTCAGATATATCTATACTGTAGCTGCAAATTTAGCAGATGGCAATGCTGTATAAAACCCAAACCTACACCACAGAAACATAACTGAGACAGAACAAACGATAAGGTTCATTGTGAGGTTCAGGTCTTTGCAAGTTGATATTCAAAATATAGTTCAATATACCATATATAGTGGTGGccagcagtgttttaaataattaaaaattaaaatccTTGTTATCTTATATTTGATAGTATAAgctatgtatatgtatgtacttATGTATTATAATTCTCAGCAGGCTTCCAGCCACATAGTGGTTTCAGTGTATCCACGCCTACCCCTGTCCATCTGGGTGGCTggcaagaagaggaggaggaggatgagggtgATCAGGAGATTAACAGTGGATCTACTCCAAAGCAGGGCACTGGGAGTAGTTGTTGAAGTGCCTTTTGTCATGAGGTACATACTTTCTTTTAAAGTCTAAAGTGTTCACGATCtatatttactgtgatattatACTTATATGGCCTTTTATCCTCCAAAGGATACATTACCATGACaatttctcttctctcctttttagtgtttacattttactttcttCGACAAACATTGTGGCCTTAGATGATCTTCGTGGAGAGTTTAGCATGGACCTTTAAAACGTCATTCAGCATTTTTTGAGGGAGGGACTAATTAAATAACCACTGTCTCAGCACCTCCACGCCTCATCCTGTCACGTCAGGCAGACTATGGCATCAGGGAAACCATATGTCTTCCGTCCATTTCATCACCATTGATCGTAACCTTGTACAGACAAACCTGCCTAGAAAGATGACTGAGAGACAATATAGTGTATTCATGGATCACTGTGTGATGGTGGGTGTGGGCAATATTACTGCAGAATGCAAAAGGCTGATCATGATGCCTGCTGAgcttgtgtgtgcacacttttaaaaaaaattgtgtaTCACAAGGACCTAAAGTGTGAGTCTAATAAGTTTTTCACAGAATGGCGTCTTGATCTGTGCTACAGACTGCAAGTTGTATCATAGCTGCCTTTGTTTGATcatgttaacaaaaaaaaaacctaaccATTTCAAGGTGTGCTGTTTAAACCTGGTGATTTGTATATACAGTTTTGCATCTTACTTATCCTTTAAAGGTCTACATTTTTACTATCAGAACTAATCCTTGAGGTAGATACCAAGTATTGATATAATTAAGAGTTGACTATACAGTAGACAAACTACTAAAATACTATGTGAGACTGTTGGGTttggaaaaaaagaacacattttaaagtaggAATGCACAtgctctgatgctgctgtctgtgtttagTGTTGCTAAATACAGAGTTTGTTCAGTATTAATACTTTTGCAAGTGATGATTACATTGCTTTTCGTTAAAATCAGGAGTGAAAATATGGGAACCAAGTACACTTGACATTAAAATCTCAATGCAGAGAGAAGTCTTTTTAATTGTCTTTAGGCAGACATAAAGTCAGCTTTATGCCTTAACACCTTTATACTCATGTGTATTTAAATCCTAGTTTTCCATATTACCTCAGTGGCAGTGAAGAAAACTAATACTCCAATCAATACCTCTGCATTGTATTTACTcttgtgtaaatatatatacatatcagGGTTTTTTTGCAGTGTACAAATGAAACTTTTTACTGCATTTGGCTTTTACTGACAGGTGTAAGTGGAACCcatgttatttcttatttctttcccAGCAGCATTGATGTCCCAGAAATGCTGGAGAGACAGCATGATAttgcttttaaaacatctttgttgCATATTAACATTTATGTGTCCCTTTTCCTCAGAATgctgacataaaaataaacctcACCATAACAGCTACTTTCAGAGTGTGCACTGTTGCTTCTGCAGTTTCAGGTTTGAAATTTTTAGAACTGCAGTTTCttataattctaataattattaAGCTTATAATTCTCATTAATGAAAGAAATTGCATCCCTTTCTCCTAACCCACtttctcattaaaaaaaaaaaagtattattaatGCATAAATATGCCCAGCTGCATGATGTTGAAtgtgatttacatttaaaataaactgggACTAAATCAGTGCACAGAATGCCTGCACAGATCACAATACAAGTCGATCTATCTCACCTCATCCACTACAGCAAGACTTTACAGATGTGCTTTGTCCTTTCACGTGTTTAGAAACTATTCCACTTTCTTTGAGTGTATCTGTGAAAGAAATTTGTTTTGACACCTGCGTACTTAAGCTAACATGAACTCAGAATTTTGCActgatggaaaaaataaaacttttgtttttgttaatgagtgtgtgtgtgtatacagtaccTGCATCAGTTCTACATTGGCAAGGGCACATCTCAAAAGGGACACCCAATCAGTCTTCATCCTAAATGACCTCTTCTCAGTGTCTGTACATAAGGATAGCATCAGCACATATTGTGGTGTTATTGTTCACAGCAGAAcatgtggaaacacacacacacaaggtccTTCTTACCTCTGGTAAATGTAGAACGCCCTGTAGGGATTGATGTATGTTTCTATCACACTCTTAAATGTGCTTACATGGGTGTTGTAGTCACTGTTTAATGGTGGTACCTTTTACAAATGCAATGAGTTTATGTTGTTGAGACGCTGGAGCTCGACTTTGTGTACTGAGTTGATGTCTTTGACTGTCTCCCCAATTACGCctcactgttgtgtttgttattttattttaatcagtgCCTTACTATTAAGGATTCATCATGTAAATCATTagatttactcactgatttagCAGCATACG
The window above is part of the Anabas testudineus chromosome 17, fAnaTes1.2, whole genome shotgun sequence genome. Proteins encoded here:
- the atg9b gene encoding autophagy-related protein 9B isoform X1, with translation MANFEAYQEYQRIEDFEEDSPPGEEDLLVHVPEGLKDSWHHIKNLDNFFTRIYHFHQKNGFACMMLSEFFELVQFLFVVTFTTFLVNCVEYDILFANRAVNHTGPGQNPLDRNKVTLPDAILPSQQCTQRIQEDSWIIFLLIMAAIFWIYRLVKVFCNVLSYWEIRQFYIKALKIRMDELCNFTWQEVQDRLINLQREQQMCIHKKELTELDIYHRILRFKNYMVAMINKSLLPVQLHLPLLGSVVFLTQGLKYNFELILFWGPGSLFQNKWNLHPKYKRSGNRLELAQQLSRVILLIGLANLLLCPFILVWQVLYAFFSYTEIIRREPGSLGARRWSLYGRLYLRHFNELDHELHGRLGRGYKPTSKYMNSFTSPLLTVLAKNIAFFSGSVLAVLIALTVYDEDVLTVQHILTAITVLGVVITITRSFIPDEHMVWCPEQLLQCMLAHIHYMPDHWRGNANKSETRDEVAQLFQYKAVFILEELLSPIITPFILIFLLRNKSLEIIDFFRNFTVEVVGVGDICSFAQMDIRRHGNPTWLSEGQTEASVYQQAENGKTELSLMHFTIKNPHWQPPQESSVFISHLKEKVQHDAQSGPTTQLLLSEAPLCTSLQSNESATVPDNLLASVLAHPILTASGLQGHDHRFIPPSTTASAAASVLASLSTSQVAHTNRGHSSIHHESTMYRSDRTIIDSMSNSDSHIRSNALQSEFASAEMSLHAIYMHELHQQNSHPQRTLGQSQSTVPMRDLHTNTAGFQPHSGFSVSTPTPVHLGGWQEEEEEDEGDQEINSGSTPKQGTGSSC
- the atg9b gene encoding autophagy-related protein 9B isoform X2 yields the protein MANFEAYQEYQRIEDFEEDSPPGEEDLLVHVPEGLKDSWHHIKNLDNFFTRIYHFHQKNGFACMMLSEFFELVQFLFVVTFTTFLVNCVEYDILFANRAVNHTGPGQNPLDRNKVTLPDAILPSQQCTQRIQEDSWIIFLLIMAAIFWIYRLVKVFCNVLSYWEIRQFYIKALKIRMDELCNFTWQEVQDRLINLQREQQMCIHKKELTELDIYHRILRFKNYMVAMINKSLLPVQLHLPLLGSVVFLTQGLKYNFELILFWGPGSLFQNKWNLHPKYKRSGNRLELAQQLSRVILLIGLANLLLCPFILVWQVLYAFFSYTEIIRREPGSLGARRWSLYGRLYLRHFNELDHELHGRLGRGYKPTSKYMNSFTSPLLTVLAKNIAFFSGSVLAVLIALTVYDEDVLTVQHILTAITVLGVVITITRSFIPDEHMVWCPEQLLQCMLAHIHYMPDHWRGNANKSETRDEVAQLFQYKAVFILEELLSPIITPFILIFLLRNKSLEIIDFFRNFTVEVVGVGDICSFAQMDIRRHGNPTWLSEGQTEASVYQQAENGKTELSLMHFTIKNPHWQPPQESSVFISHLKEKVQHDAQSGPTTQLLLSEAPLCTSLQSNESATVPDNLLASVLAHPILTASGLQGHDHRFIPPSTTASAAASVLASLSTSQVAHTNRGHSSIHHESTMYRSDRTIIDSMSNSDSHIRSNALQSEFASAEMSLHAIYMHELHQQNSHPQRTLGQSQSTVPMRDLHTNTGFQPHSGFSVSTPTPVHLGGWQEEEEEDEGDQEINSGSTPKQGTGSSC